A section of the Rhizobium sp. Pop5 genome encodes:
- a CDS encoding GFA family protein: MLYEGSCHCGNIAFEVDGEFTEALDCNCSLCRRRGGLLAFAPREKLVLKTPEENISTYTFNRHVIRHHFCANCGIMPFGEGVAPNGAAMAAINLRCIPAIDLGSLTVKPYDGAAL, encoded by the coding sequence ATGCTCTATGAAGGAAGCTGCCATTGCGGCAACATTGCTTTCGAGGTCGACGGCGAATTTACCGAGGCGCTCGACTGCAACTGTTCGCTCTGCCGCCGGCGGGGCGGGCTTCTCGCCTTCGCACCGCGCGAGAAGCTGGTGCTGAAGACGCCGGAAGAGAATATCTCGACCTATACTTTCAACAGGCATGTCATCCGGCATCATTTCTGCGCCAATTGCGGCATCATGCCGTTCGGCGAGGGTGTTGCCCCGAACGGTGCGGCGATGGCTGCGATCAATCTGCGCTGCATTCCCGCGATCGATCTCGGCTCGCTGACGGTGAAGCCCTATGATGGGGCGGCGCTTTAG
- a CDS encoding glycine C-acetyltransferase — MTSNFLSHLRSELAALKDAGLYKSERVITSKQAGEIAIASGERVLNFCANNYLGLADNEELAEAGRQALDRYGYGMASVRFICGTQEEHKQLEARISSFLGMEDTILYSSCFDANGGLFETLLGEEDAIISDALNHASIIDGVRLSKAKRFRYANNDMAALEEELKKAEGSRFKLIATDGVFSMDGIIANLGGVCDLAEKYGAMVMVDDSHAVGFVGRNGRGSPEHCGVEGRIDIITGTLGKALGGASGGYTSARTETVEWLRQRSRPYLFSNTLAPVIAAASLKVFDLIENGDALRKRLSDNADLFRREMTKLGFTLAGEGHPIIPVMLGDAKLAQDMAGLMLKKGIYVIGFSFPVVPKGQARIRTQMSAAHSKADVERAIAAFAEAGRELGVI, encoded by the coding sequence ATGACCTCGAATTTCCTCTCGCACCTCCGCAGCGAACTGGCTGCGCTGAAGGACGCCGGCCTCTATAAGTCCGAACGCGTCATCACGTCGAAGCAGGCCGGCGAAATCGCCATTGCCTCCGGTGAACGCGTGCTGAATTTCTGCGCCAACAACTATCTCGGCCTCGCCGATAACGAGGAACTGGCCGAGGCCGGCAGACAAGCGCTTGACCGCTATGGCTACGGCATGGCCTCGGTGCGCTTCATCTGCGGCACGCAGGAAGAGCATAAGCAGCTCGAAGCGCGCATCTCCTCCTTCCTCGGCATGGAAGACACGATCCTCTATTCCTCCTGCTTCGATGCCAATGGCGGCCTGTTCGAGACGCTGCTCGGCGAAGAGGATGCGATTATTTCCGACGCGCTGAACCATGCCTCGATCATCGATGGCGTGCGTCTCTCCAAGGCCAAGCGTTTCCGCTATGCCAACAATGACATGGCGGCGCTTGAGGAGGAGCTGAAAAAGGCCGAGGGTAGCCGTTTCAAGCTGATCGCCACCGATGGCGTCTTCTCGATGGACGGCATCATCGCCAATTTGGGTGGCGTCTGCGATCTCGCCGAGAAATATGGCGCGATGGTCATGGTCGATGACAGCCATGCGGTGGGTTTCGTCGGCAGGAACGGCCGCGGCTCTCCGGAACATTGCGGTGTCGAGGGGCGGATCGATATCATCACCGGCACGCTCGGCAAGGCGCTCGGTGGCGCTTCCGGCGGCTATACCTCTGCCAGGACCGAGACTGTCGAATGGCTGCGGCAGCGCTCGCGGCCCTATCTGTTTTCGAACACGCTGGCGCCGGTCATTGCCGCCGCCTCGCTCAAAGTGTTCGACCTGATCGAAAATGGCGACGCCTTGCGCAAGCGCCTTTCCGACAATGCCGATCTCTTCCGCCGCGAGATGACCAAGCTCGGCTTCACGCTTGCCGGCGAAGGCCATCCGATCATTCCCGTCATGCTGGGCGATGCTAAGCTCGCGCAGGATATGGCGGGGCTGATGCTGAAGAAGGGGATCTATGTGATCGGCTTCTCCTTCCCCGTCGTGCCGAAGGGCCAGGCCCGCATCCGCACGCAGATGTCGGCGGCGCATTCGAAAGCGGATGTGGAGCGGGCGATTGCGGCTTTTGCCGAGGCAGGTCGGGAGTTGGGTGTGATTTGA
- the tdh gene encoding L-threonine 3-dehydrogenase, giving the protein MSNMMKALVKSKPEVGLWMENVPVPEAGPNDVLIRVKKSAICGTDVHIWNWDQWAQKTIPVPMVVGHEFSGEIAEIGSAVTRYHVGERVSGEGHIVCGKCRNCRAGRGHLCRNTLGVGVNRPGSFGEFVCIPESNVVPIPDDISDEIAAIFDPFGNAVHTALSFDLVGEDVLVTGAGPIGIMGALVAKRSGARKVVITDINPHRLELARKLGIDHVVDASKENLADVMKAIGMTEGFDVGLEMSGAAPAFRDMIDKMNNGGKIAILGIAPAGFEIDWNKVIFKMLNLKGIYGREMFETWYKMIAFVQGGLDLSPIITHRIKIDDFRGGFEAMRSGNSGKVVMDWM; this is encoded by the coding sequence ATGTCGAACATGATGAAGGCGCTGGTCAAGTCGAAGCCGGAAGTCGGGCTTTGGATGGAGAATGTGCCGGTGCCGGAGGCGGGGCCGAACGATGTGCTGATCCGGGTGAAGAAATCGGCGATCTGCGGCACCGACGTGCATATCTGGAACTGGGACCAGTGGGCGCAGAAGACCATTCCGGTGCCGATGGTCGTCGGCCATGAATTCTCAGGCGAGATCGCCGAGATCGGTTCGGCGGTCACCCGCTACCACGTCGGCGAGCGGGTCTCCGGCGAAGGGCATATCGTCTGCGGCAAGTGCCGCAACTGCCGGGCGGGCAGGGGGCATCTCTGCCGCAACACGCTCGGCGTCGGCGTCAACCGGCCGGGTTCCTTCGGCGAGTTCGTCTGCATTCCCGAAAGCAATGTGGTGCCGATCCCGGATGATATTTCAGACGAGATCGCGGCGATCTTCGATCCTTTCGGCAATGCGGTGCACACCGCGCTCTCCTTCGATCTCGTCGGCGAGGACGTGCTCGTCACCGGCGCCGGGCCGATCGGCATCATGGGAGCGCTCGTCGCCAAGCGATCGGGTGCCCGCAAAGTCGTCATCACCGATATCAATCCGCACCGGCTAGAACTGGCGCGCAAGCTCGGCATCGATCACGTGGTCGATGCCTCCAAGGAAAACCTTGCCGACGTGATGAAGGCGATCGGCATGACGGAGGGTTTCGATGTCGGGCTCGAAATGTCGGGTGCGGCACCGGCCTTCCGCGACATGATCGACAAGATGAACAATGGCGGCAAGATTGCCATTCTCGGCATTGCGCCGGCTGGTTTCGAGATCGACTGGAACAAGGTGATCTTCAAGATGCTCAATCTCAAGGGCATTTACGGCCGCGAGATGTTCGAGACCTGGTACAAGATGATCGCCTTCGTCCAAGGCGGCCTCGATCTTTCGCCCATCATTACCCACCGCATCAAGATCGACGATTTCCGCGGCGGCTTCGAGGCGATGCGGTCGGGCAACTCAGGCAAAGTGGTCATGGATTGGATGTGA